The window ACATGCGCGCGATGACTGTCCCGGAGCCCGGCGGACCCGACGCACTGGTCTGGAGCGAGGTGCCCGATCCCGAGCCCGGCCCGGGCGAGGTGGTCGTCGACGTGCGGGCCAGCGCGGTCAACCGGGCCGACCTGCTGCAACGGCAGGGGCACTACCCGCCGCCGCCGGGCGCGCCCGCGTACCCCGGGCTGGAGTGCTCCGGGGTGATCAGCGCGATCGGGCCCGACGTGGCCGGCTGGGAGGTGGGCCGGGAGGTCTGCGCGCTGCTGGCCGGCGGCGGCTACGCGGAGCGGGTCGCGGTGCCGGCCGGGCAGCTCCTGCCGGTGCCGGCCGGCGTCGATCTGGTCGACGCGGCGGCGCTGCCCGAGGTCGCCTGCACGGTCTGGTCGAACGTGGTGCAGGTGGCCCGGCTCGCCAAGGGCGAGACGCTGCTGCTGCACGGCGGCGGCAGCGGGATCGGCACCTTCGCGATCCAGCTCGCGGTGGCGCTGGGCGCCACTGTGGCGGTCACCGCCCGGGCCGCCAAGCACGAGCGGCTGCGTGAGTTGGGGGCGGCGTACACGATCGACTACCGCGAGCAGGACTTCGTCGAGGAGGTCCGGCGGGTCACCGGCGGCCGGGGCGCCGACGTCATCCTCGACATCATGGGCGCGGCCTACCTGCCCCGGAACGTGGCGGCGCTGGCCACGGGCGGCCGGCTGGTGGTGATCGGCATGCAGGGTGGCCGCAAGGGCGAGCTGGATCTCGGGGCGCTGCTGGCCAAGCGGGGCACGATCGCGGCCACCGCGCTGCGGTCCCGGCCGCTGGAGGAGAAGGCGGGGATCGTGCGCGGCGTCCGCGAGCAGGTGTGGCCGCTGGTCGAGTCGGGGGCGGTCCGGCCGGTCGTGGACCGACGGGTGCCGATCACGGAGGCGGCGCGGGCGCACCGGCTGGTCGAGTCGAACGACCACGTCGGCAAGGTGCTGCTCACGACCGGCTGACGCGCGGTCCGCCCCGGCGGGTCAGGACGCCGACGTCGGATCCGCGACCTCGCGGGGGAGCACCAGGCGGGCGCCGGGGCCCTCGCCAGCGAGGGAGTCGCCAGGGTTGTTGAGCGTGCAGCGTTGCAGGGACAGGCAGCCGCAGCCGATGCAGCCGTCGAGGTCGTCGCGGAGCTTCGTCATCAGCCGGATCTTCTCGTTCAGCCGCTCCCGCCAGGTCGCGGAGAGCCGCGCCCAGTCCTCCGCACTCGGCGTGCGGGACGCGGGCAGGGAGTCCAGCGCCTCCCGGATCTCCTCCAGCGAGATGCCGACCTGCTGGGAGATCCGGACGAAAGCCACCCGGCGCAGCTCGGTGCGGGCGTAGCGGCGCTGGTTGCCGCCCGTCCGCTCCGCCCGGATCAGCCCGAGCCGCTCGTAGTAGCGCAGCGCCGAGGGCGCGACGCCGCTGCGGACGGAGAGCTGGCCGATGGTCAGAGACTCGTGCATCACGTCGCCTTGAGTTGAAGTGGACTTCAACTTGCAGGCTAGCGGCATGACCACGACCACCGCCAGCGCGGGTCCTGCCCCGACCGCCGCGCCACTCCGTGACCCCACCGCCGCGCCCCGCCACCCGGGCGCCCCGCCGCTGCCGGGACCCGTCGCGCCGCTGTACGAGCGGGTGCGCGCGGGCCGGGAGTTCAGCGCGAACGTCCGCTCCACGGTCGACGTGCTCTGGGTGCTCTACGACCGGGTCCTCCGGGTCACCCCGGAGACCGTAGACGACCCCGGGCGCGACCGCTTCCTGCTCTCCAAGGGCCACGCCGTGGCCGGCTACTACGCCGTACTCGCCGCGA is drawn from Micromonospora sp. NBC_01740 and contains these coding sequences:
- the soxR gene encoding redox-sensitive transcriptional activator SoxR: MHESLTIGQLSVRSGVAPSALRYYERLGLIRAERTGGNQRRYARTELRRVAFVRISQQVGISLEEIREALDSLPASRTPSAEDWARLSATWRERLNEKIRLMTKLRDDLDGCIGCGCLSLQRCTLNNPGDSLAGEGPGARLVLPREVADPTSAS
- a CDS encoding NAD(P)H-quinone oxidoreductase, which encodes MRAMTVPEPGGPDALVWSEVPDPEPGPGEVVVDVRASAVNRADLLQRQGHYPPPPGAPAYPGLECSGVISAIGPDVAGWEVGREVCALLAGGGYAERVAVPAGQLLPVPAGVDLVDAAALPEVACTVWSNVVQVARLAKGETLLLHGGGSGIGTFAIQLAVALGATVAVTARAAKHERLRELGAAYTIDYREQDFVEEVRRVTGGRGADVILDIMGAAYLPRNVAALATGGRLVVIGMQGGRKGELDLGALLAKRGTIAATALRSRPLEEKAGIVRGVREQVWPLVESGAVRPVVDRRVPITEAARAHRLVESNDHVGKVLLTTG